A part of Crassostrea angulata isolate pt1a10 chromosome 5, ASM2561291v2, whole genome shotgun sequence genomic DNA contains:
- the LOC128184689 gene encoding 2'-5'-oligoadenylate synthase 1A-like, protein MTRNRKAVFEYRRNHPKVFKEICETCIPQRHFKLLSHKEQHDKDKHSSPSLRTIKAGELNSFICDEIEPDTTYNQRCKAVVHRLCCFMQNELKPSEVIKSGSLGKGTAVKGKSDADLVVFLNNIDTISELQENMTSIIDDMKSRLNKCDDCHVEGSTQFAVQISINCDGHSHSVDILPSINIIGKETSEAIDGAIYEKIYKEMRNASQYDRKYYSAALAPLQVKFVSRVPPKVKTLIRLIKYWRKTEFQERTDKHKLPSSYPLELIVIKEWENAGKHENFDLCKEFYHLLKTLADYKSLKHIWTENYSFNNFVSKPYYVVDPANPYNNVMDACDLWDHVAKKARKFLKVPLFLGLQSFSA, encoded by the exons ATGACAAGAAACCGAAAAGCCGTATTTGAATATCGGAGAAATCACCCTaaggtttttaaagaaatttgcgAAACATGCATCCCACAACGTCATTTCAAGCTTCTTTCGCATAAAGAACAGCATGATAAAGATAAACACTCTTCTCCTTCTCTAAGAACTATTAAAGCTGGTGAACTGAACTCTTTCATCTGCGACGAAATTGAACCTGACACGACCTATAACCAGAGATGTAAAGCCGTGGTTCATCGTCTCTGCTGTTTCATGCAAAACGAACTGAAACCATCAGAAGTTATAAAG AGTGGGTCACTTGGCAAAGGAACAGCAGTAAAAGGGAAGTCGGACGCTGATCTTGTTGTTTTCCTGAACAATATTGATACTATATCGGAACTTCAAGAGAATATGACAAGTATAATAGATGACATGAAATCGCGTCTTAATAAATGCGATGATTGTCATGTAGAAGGATCGACACAATTCGCTGTCCAGATCAGCATTAATTGTGATGGTCATTCTCACAGCGTCGATATCCTACCCAGTATTAATATTATAGGAAAAG AAACAAGTGAAGCGATAGATGGAGCGATATATGAAAAGATATATAAAGAAATGAGAAATGCTTCACAATATGATAGAAAATATTACTCTGCTGCCCTCGCTCCACTCCAAGTAAAATTTGTTTCGCGCGTTCCACCAAAAGTCAAGACCCTGATTCGCTTGATCAAATACTGGAGAAAAACAGAATTCCAA gagaGGACTGATAAACATAAATTACCTTCGTCCTACCCATTGGAACTTATCGTCATAAAAGAGTGGGAAAATGCTGGGAAACATGAAAACTTTGATCTCTGCAAAGAATTTTATCATTTGTTGAAAACATTAGCTGACTACAAGAGTCTGAAACACATATGGACtgaaaattacagttttaacaattttgtcAG CAAACCTTACTATGTGGTTGACCCAGCCAATCCATATAACAATGTAATGGATGCCTGCGATCTCTGGGACCATGTAGCCAAGAAAGCAAGGAAATTCTTGAAGGTGCCTTTGTTCCTAGGGCTGCAAAGCTTTAGTGCCTAA
- the LOC128184890 gene encoding 2'-5'-oligoadenylate synthase 3-like → MPKHRNASLEAKFEYRREHPDKFRYVCKTCVPERRFELIEHKNSHDRKKHGSLIPATTHSFAYSLPQSLPTSSVSACSPTLSSISATELNLFVQMEIEPDTAYNQSCKAVVDRLCQFMQNNFPDQLRPSEVRKSGSLGKGTAVKGKSDADLVVFLANFRTMSNLQDNLRDILARMRVHLGTYGGCDVEGTTLHAVKVSVNCHGHSHSVDILPSADILKYNSKNAIYAEMASSSPAAREYYSAALAPLQVDFVSGVPTKVKTLIRLIKYWRKTEFEESTGLQRLPSSYPLELIVIGEWEDAGRPQNFNLCKGFYHVLRAIAHYRSLKHAWTINYQSNHVSSDEYYVVDPANPFNNVMKACNCWDIVAEKAREYLQKPLFRQCSNLDGWV, encoded by the exons ATGCCAAAACATCGGAATGCTTCACTAGAAGCGAAGTTTGAATATCGACGAGAACATCCTGACAAATTTCGGTATGTTTGCAAAACATGCGTTCCTGAACGTCGTTTCGAGCTTATCGAACACAAAAACAGCCACGATAGAAAAAAACATGGAAGTCTGATACCAGCGACAACACATTCTTTTGCATATTCATTGCCACAATCACTTCCAACTTCCAGCGTCTCTGCTTGTTCTCCAACTTTGAGCTCCATTTCAGCGACGGAACTAAACTTATTCGTCCAAATGGAAATAGAACCAGACACGGCTTATAACCAAAGCTGTAAAGCCGTGGTCGATCGACTCTGTCAGTTTATGCAAAACAACTTTCCAGATCAATTAAGGCCTTCAGAAGTTAgaaag AGTGGGTCACTAGGAAAAGGAACGGCAGTTAAAGGGAAGTCGGACGCCGATCTTGTTGTTTTCCTAGCAAATTTTCGTACCATGTCAAATCTACAAGACAATCTAAGGGATATTTTAGCTCGAATGAGAGTGCACCTCGGTACATACGGTGGGTGTGACGTTGAAGGTACAACATTGCACGCAGTGAAGGTCTCCGTTAATTGTCATGGTCACTCTCACAGTGTCGACATACTTCCAAGTGCTGATATCCTAAAATACA ATTCAAAGAATGCCATTTATGCAGAAATGGCGTCCTCTTCTCCTGCTGCAAGAGAATACTACTCTGCTGCCCTCGCACCACTTCAAGTCGACTTTGTCTCTGGGGTTCCAACAAAAGTCAAGACATTAATTCGATTGATCAAATACTGGAGAAAAACAGAATTTGAG GAAAGTACAGGTCTTCAGAGATTACCATCGTCCTACCCACTGGAACTGATAGTCATCGGGGAATGGGAAGATGCTGGTAGACCACAAAACTTTAATCTCTGCAAAGGATTCTACCACGTATTGAGAGCAATTGCTCACTACAGGAGTCTGAAGCACGCATGGACTATAAATTACCAATCCAACCATGTCAGCAG TGATGAATACTATGTGGTTGACCCTGCAAATCCTTTCAACAACGTCATGAAAGCCTGTAATTGCTGGGACATTGTTGCAGAGAAAGCAAGGGAATATTTGCAAAAGCCATTGTTCCGACAATGTTCTAATTTGGACGGCTGGGTGTAA